ACTCATAGAAAACACTACAATATATTGTTCTGTAGATTAGGGATAATTATAACTACAAAGAATTGTGAACCTATCAGGAATCAGtcataaataattaaatgtaaAGACATACTGTTAAAGAGGCCCAAACCcaacattctttttttatttggaacAGTCCAATAAAACAGGCAATATGAAGAATAGTCCATAAAGATTTACTTTTTAAAAggctttcttttctttaaagAGGATGCAAAAGAGATAGTAATATATAATAGTAGCAATAAGGTCACTGTAATCGTAGGTAACTCTTGCAGAGTTCATGGTCCCTGATATCCCCCCAGCCCCCATTCTTAACATGTGGTGCCACCCCTCCCGCCCCGTTGGCCGGCAGTCTCTTTGTTATCAGGAGGTTCTTTGGGAACAGCTGGTTCCCACTGCTCTGTAGGATGTTTTCTATCTTGGTTTTCTGGCTGACCGGCATGCAGGCAGACTTCTTGTGGTGCATGCCGCAGTCCCCGGCGTGGAAGACCCGTGGCGCCTCGCTGACCATGACCTTCCAGTAGGAGGGCAGGCAGGTCACGGTCAGGTGCTGCAAGGACCAGTCCCAGTTGTAGTCGTCGTAAGTGCAGAAGGCGTCGGTGCATTGGATGAGCTTCTGGTACGTCTCCCTGCTCAGAGCCATCCCCATGTTGTGCTCGGTGGACTTCCAGGCCTTTACCTCCACCTTGTTTGCTTTGCTGGAGTAGCCGATGTGGCTGTAGCTCCCCAGCGAGAGGATGTCACAGTCAGTGCACTGCTCCCTTTTGAGAGCCGACATCAGCTTTAAGAGATGGAGGAAGTCCGGGGACAGGAAGTGGTCCTCCTCAATCAGCAGGACCAGACCCTTGTGGTCCTTCAGAACCCGGACTCTGTCCCATACAAAGTGCAGCTTCCACCACCAGTGGTGCTTGGTCTGGGAGAACTTGGCCTCGCGGTAGTGGCCGAACGAGTCGGGGTACTCTGCGTTGATGCAGCCCAGCTTTAAGGCGTCTTTCTTGGGAATGTCTCTGGGGCAGTCCCTGGGGTCGTTTCCGGGGAACTCCTGGGGGTACAGCTGGATGCTGAAGGGGAAGAAGATCTGGAGGACCTGACAGAAGTCGACCGAGGCCACCACCTGATTTATCTCAGGAGACCAGAAGTCATGGCTGAATATCAGCAGTATGCTCTCCACACCTCTGGCCTTCCGCAAACTGTCCACCAACAGCTTAAGGTAGTCTGGCCGGTTATGGACCTGAACCACCACAACCAGATCGTCCTTCTGCCGCGCCGCCTTAAACTTCTCCTCGTTTCTTATCGTCTGATCGAAGTTGAGCTGGAAGACGATGCCGCGGTAGACTAAGGtggtgttgtccacctctggcTTGGCTACCTTCTCtttgtccttctctttctctttctctgggtGAGTCTCATTGGCTTGTACGACAGGTGGAGGCGCAGGTGCCCGGCTGACAGCAGGT
This genomic stretch from Centroberyx gerrardi isolate f3 chromosome 18, fCenGer3.hap1.cur.20231027, whole genome shotgun sequence harbors:
- the mgat2 gene encoding alpha-1,6-mannosyl-glycoprotein 2-beta-N-acetylglucosaminyltransferase, translating into MRFRIYKRKVVILTLVVVVCGLAFWTSGRQKKSGGGPFPKEVETVRRSSSISSSSSSSNNNNQVQATPAVSRAPAPPPVVQANETHPEKEKEKDKEKVAKPEVDNTTLVYRGIVFQLNFDQTIRNEEKFKAARQKDDLVVVVQVHNRPDYLKLLVDSLRKARGVESILLIFSHDFWSPEINQVVASVDFCQVLQIFFPFSIQLYPQEFPGNDPRDCPRDIPKKDALKLGCINAEYPDSFGHYREAKFSQTKHHWWWKLHFVWDRVRVLKDHKGLVLLIEEDHFLSPDFLHLLKLMSALKREQCTDCDILSLGSYSHIGYSSKANKVEVKAWKSTEHNMGMALSRETYQKLIQCTDAFCTYDDYNWDWSLQHLTVTCLPSYWKVMVSEAPRVFHAGDCGMHHKKSACMPVSQKTKIENILQSSGNQLFPKNLLITKRLPANGAGGVAPHVKNGGWGDIRDHELCKSYLRLQ